The Saccharothrix variisporea genome has a segment encoding these proteins:
- a CDS encoding PQQ-binding-like beta-propeller repeat protein, whose protein sequence is MFDVKWERPLHQAPGTVRPAIAPGRVVVHERGTRLVCLDAVDGSVRWDVPIGTWPRAIVIAGARCLVLPQLPRELVCLDLDTGRREWTVELDGFVGHLVVAGGVVLAGGWRGYRPVRLYDVESGRLLATADVHTVRPAVVDGGFLTGTPGGTEVRLLDGRDLSAVAAWTLPEPLADPDHRRAFTPVGGRFLVRCGRRGFAEVGRPEVVAHADHDLTSDAPHVVGGRVWLRERLGYTTVADGRVGWRFAEVGQTLVGRVQPAGEGFLVPGGAGTLFHLDRDGQVRERVQVGRRISAVREHGPDGLLVLTKGTLLALGSRLG, encoded by the coding sequence GTGTTCGACGTGAAGTGGGAACGGCCACTGCACCAAGCCCCCGGGACGGTCCGGCCGGCGATCGCTCCCGGCCGGGTGGTCGTGCACGAGCGGGGCACCCGGTTGGTGTGCCTCGACGCCGTGGACGGGTCGGTGCGGTGGGACGTGCCGATCGGGACGTGGCCGCGCGCGATCGTGATCGCGGGCGCGCGGTGCCTGGTGTTGCCGCAGCTCCCCCGGGAGTTGGTGTGCCTGGACCTGGACACCGGGCGGCGCGAGTGGACCGTCGAGCTGGACGGCTTCGTCGGGCACCTGGTCGTCGCGGGTGGTGTCGTGCTGGCCGGCGGGTGGCGCGGGTACCGGCCGGTGCGGTTGTACGACGTCGAGAGTGGACGGCTGCTGGCCACGGCGGACGTGCACACCGTGCGGCCCGCGGTGGTGGACGGCGGGTTCCTGACCGGCACACCCGGTGGCACCGAGGTGCGGTTGCTGGACGGGCGTGACCTCTCGGCGGTGGCCGCGTGGACACTGCCGGAGCCCCTGGCCGACCCGGACCACCGACGCGCGTTCACGCCGGTCGGGGGCCGGTTCCTGGTGCGGTGCGGACGGCGTGGGTTCGCGGAGGTGGGCCGGCCGGAGGTGGTCGCCCACGCCGATCACGACCTGACCTCGGACGCGCCGCACGTCGTCGGAGGCCGGGTGTGGCTGCGCGAACGGCTCGGCTACACGACCGTGGCGGACGGCCGGGTCGGGTGGCGGTTCGCCGAGGTCGGCCAGACGCTGGTCGGCCGGGTGCAGCCGGCGGGCGAGGGCTTCCTGGTCCCCGGCGGGGCCGGAACCCTGTTCCACCTGGACCGCGACGGGCAGGTGCGGGAACGCGTCCAGGTCGGGCGGCGGATCTCCGCCGTGCGGGAACACGGGCCGGACGGGTTGCTGGTTCTCACGAAGGGCACCCTGCTCGCCCTCGGTTCTCGGCTAGGTTGA
- a CDS encoding ADP-ribosylglycohydrolase family protein produces the protein MKASGSLFGLAYGDALGAATEFLSVAEIEQRFGPGGPSDLEGQPAKVTDDTQMTLAVARALADVVPWPEPVEAALRQHFVDWWQDPENNRAPGLTCLEACERLATGLAWTEASRRRSKGCGANMRVAPVGLVHGWEDRTRAVVAQFQSALTHGHPTALAASELTAFAVHWLRSGMHPRDLPTALRTRAHEQRTTYHGDWLADLWTGPAATTPEDFIARGWDECLRVLDNLDTALAHPDPAEDPCRATGEGWVAEEALGTALHCFLLFPDDPVRVLRRAATTSGDSDSIACLAGAFAGAYHGFEAWPEDWSHRIEYGTELAHFGRLWD, from the coding sequence GTGAAGGCGAGCGGCAGCCTGTTCGGGTTGGCTTACGGGGACGCGTTGGGGGCGGCGACGGAGTTCCTGTCCGTGGCCGAGATCGAGCAGCGGTTCGGGCCGGGCGGTCCGTCCGACCTGGAAGGGCAACCCGCCAAGGTCACCGACGACACGCAGATGACGTTGGCGGTGGCGCGGGCCTTGGCGGACGTGGTGCCGTGGCCGGAGCCGGTCGAGGCGGCGTTGCGGCAGCACTTCGTGGACTGGTGGCAGGACCCCGAGAACAACCGCGCGCCCGGCCTGACCTGCCTGGAAGCGTGCGAGCGGCTGGCGACCGGGTTGGCGTGGACGGAGGCGAGCCGCCGCCGGTCGAAGGGGTGCGGCGCCAACATGCGGGTCGCGCCGGTCGGGCTGGTGCACGGGTGGGAGGACCGGACGCGGGCCGTCGTCGCCCAGTTCCAGTCCGCGCTCACCCACGGCCACCCGACGGCGCTGGCGGCGTCCGAGCTGACCGCGTTCGCCGTGCACTGGCTGCGGTCGGGGATGCACCCGCGCGACCTGCCCACCGCCCTGCGCACCCGGGCCCACGAGCAGCGCACCACCTACCACGGCGACTGGCTGGCAGACCTGTGGACCGGCCCCGCCGCGACCACACCGGAGGACTTCATCGCCCGCGGCTGGGACGAGTGCCTGCGCGTCCTGGACAACCTCGACACCGCCCTGGCCCACCCCGACCCGGCCGAGGACCCGTGCCGAGCCACGGGCGAGGGCTGGGTGGCCGAGGAAGCCCTGGGCACGGCCCTGCACTGCTTCCTGCTGTTCCCCGACGACCCGGTCCGCGTCCTGCGCCGCGCTGCCACCACGTCCGGCGACTCCGACTCGATCGCCTGCCTGGCCGGGGCGTTCGCGGGCGCGTACCACGGCTTCGAGGCGTGGCCGGAGGACTGGTCGCACCGCATCGAGTACGGCACCGAACTCGCCCACTTCGGCCGGCTCTGGGACTAG
- a CDS encoding ADP-ribosylglycohydrolase family protein → MTRLDRALLSLDGLSVGDALGAQFFTTTPAATTPWPWTDDTQLACLLVAELRDHGEVDQDRLAASFAEHHDPYRGYGPGAVVVLRRIRDGVPWQVAARESFGGEGSCGNGAAMRVAPLGAYFADDLDAVVAQAIRSAEVTHPHPEGVAGAVAVAVAAAVDRASLFDAVLDHLDDGEVRRGVSRARTLTGPVAYAAHELGNGARTTAQDTVPFTLWVAADHHDFRDAFFACVEAGGDVDTTAAIVGGILGTPPPDWLASREPLPADLRTSRDARDFLPGTST, encoded by the coding sequence ATGACCCGACTCGACCGCGCTCTTCTCTCCCTGGACGGACTCTCCGTAGGCGACGCCCTCGGCGCGCAGTTCTTCACCACCACCCCGGCCGCGACCACACCGTGGCCGTGGACCGACGACACCCAACTCGCGTGCCTGCTGGTCGCCGAGCTGCGCGACCACGGCGAGGTCGACCAGGACCGGCTGGCGGCGTCGTTCGCCGAGCACCACGACCCGTACCGGGGCTACGGTCCGGGCGCGGTGGTCGTGCTGCGGCGCATCCGGGACGGCGTGCCGTGGCAGGTCGCCGCGCGGGAGTCGTTCGGCGGCGAGGGTTCCTGCGGCAACGGCGCGGCGATGCGGGTCGCGCCGCTGGGCGCGTACTTCGCCGACGACCTGGACGCCGTTGTGGCGCAAGCGATCCGGTCCGCCGAGGTGACCCACCCGCACCCGGAGGGCGTGGCGGGGGCCGTGGCCGTCGCGGTCGCGGCTGCGGTGGACCGGGCGTCGCTGTTCGACGCCGTGCTCGACCACCTCGACGACGGCGAGGTGCGACGCGGTGTCAGCCGGGCCCGCACCCTCACCGGTCCGGTCGCCTACGCGGCCCACGAACTCGGCAACGGCGCCCGCACCACCGCCCAGGACACCGTGCCGTTCACGCTGTGGGTGGCGGCCGACCACCACGACTTCCGCGACGCGTTCTTCGCGTGCGTCGAGGCCGGCGGCGACGTGGACACGACGGCGGCGATCGTCGGCGGCATCCTCGGCACCCCGCCGCCGGACTGGCTGGCGTCCCGCGAGCCGCTGCCGGCCGACCTGCGCACGAGCCGCGATGCTCGCGACTTCCTCCCCGGAACCTCCACCTGA
- a CDS encoding ferritin-like domain-containing protein, translating into MNGFQEWVRDFEDEAQRRREVGDPDFARGAVMAPAVVASVQRFQVGEAGDGANLIRKATAAGDDVYTKAVRMFVAEEQNHARMLALLLRSAGAKTLDGHWSDAVFVRLRRALGLRLELMVLMIAEVVALAYYRTLRDGSRDPLVSEVAGRILADERRHVPFHCLRLRGEVPRPVHAVWWFLLLGALAAVCWDHGPALRHLGATRRGFAVEVAREFKAALATTRAQSSLPLRTSNSLP; encoded by the coding sequence GTGAACGGATTCCAGGAGTGGGTGCGGGACTTCGAGGACGAGGCGCAGCGGCGGCGGGAGGTCGGGGACCCGGACTTCGCGCGTGGTGCGGTGATGGCACCGGCGGTGGTGGCCAGTGTGCAGCGGTTCCAGGTCGGGGAGGCCGGGGACGGGGCCAACCTGATCCGCAAGGCGACCGCCGCCGGGGACGACGTCTACACGAAGGCCGTGCGGATGTTCGTCGCCGAAGAGCAGAACCACGCCCGGATGCTGGCGTTGCTGCTGCGGTCCGCCGGTGCGAAGACCCTCGACGGGCACTGGAGTGACGCCGTGTTCGTCCGGCTGCGGCGGGCGTTGGGGCTGCGGCTGGAGCTGATGGTGCTGATGATCGCGGAAGTCGTGGCGCTGGCTTACTACCGGACGCTGCGCGACGGCTCCCGCGACCCCCTGGTCTCCGAGGTCGCCGGCCGCATCCTCGCCGACGAACGCCGCCACGTCCCGTTCCACTGCCTGCGCCTGCGCGGCGAGGTCCCCCGCCCGGTGCACGCGGTCTGGTGGTTCCTGCTGCTCGGCGCGTTGGCCGCGGTGTGCTGGGACCACGGCCCCGCGTTGCGCCACCTGGGGGCGACGCGCCGCGGGTTCGCCGTGGAGGTCGCCCGGGAGTTCAAGGCCGCGCTCGCGACGACCCGCGCTCAGTCGTCGTTGCCGTTGCGCACCAGCAACTCGCTGCCGTAG
- a CDS encoding SMI1/KNR4 family protein has translation MDFENGAALGSAVAEHLRQNLINPRVRNGVAIEPGLTDAEIAAVEDRFGFEFADDHRTFLAELLPTGGGFPDWRDGDPEALRDQVEWPVEGVLFDVVENGFWYKPWGERPDAEDDAVELARTLLAAVPRMIPVTGHRCLPGGRGTFGYPVLSMYQTDIIPYGANLLHFFGGQGPVTHTHERPIPFWDDLLDYGSELLVRNGNDD, from the coding sequence GTGGACTTCGAGAACGGCGCGGCACTGGGGTCGGCGGTCGCCGAACACCTGCGGCAGAACCTGATCAACCCGCGCGTGCGCAACGGCGTGGCCATCGAGCCGGGGCTGACCGACGCCGAGATCGCGGCGGTGGAGGACCGCTTCGGCTTCGAGTTCGCCGACGACCACCGCACCTTCCTCGCCGAACTGCTGCCGACCGGCGGCGGCTTCCCGGACTGGCGCGACGGTGACCCCGAGGCGCTGCGCGACCAGGTGGAGTGGCCGGTCGAGGGCGTGCTGTTCGACGTGGTGGAGAACGGGTTCTGGTACAAGCCGTGGGGCGAGCGCCCGGACGCCGAAGACGACGCCGTGGAACTGGCCCGGACCCTCCTGGCCGCGGTGCCCCGCATGATCCCCGTCACCGGCCACCGATGCCTACCGGGTGGGCGTGGCACGTTCGGTTACCCCGTGCTGTCGATGTACCAGACCGACATCATCCCGTACGGGGCGAACCTGCTGCACTTCTTCGGCGGGCAAGGCCCGGTGACGCACACCCACGAACGGCCGATCCCGTTCTGGGACGACCTGCTCGACTACGGCAGCGAGTTGCTGGTGCGCAACGGCAACGACGACTGA
- a CDS encoding succinate dehydrogenase/fumarate reductase iron-sulfur subunit codes for MGYQGRFRVWRGDADGGGLEDFTVEVNEGEVVLDIIHRLQATQAADLAVRWNCKAGKCGSCSAEVNGRPRLLCMTRMSVFAEDEVVTVTPMRTFPVIRDLVTDVSYNYQKAREIPAFQPPKGVAPGDYRMSQVDVERSQEFRKCIECFLCQNTCHVIRDHEENKQAFSGPRFLMRVAELEMHPLDEADRVPAAQAEHGLGLCNITKCCTEVCPEHIKITDNALIPMKERVADRRYDPIVWLGNKLFRRS; via the coding sequence ATGGGGTACCAGGGGCGGTTCAGGGTGTGGCGCGGTGATGCGGACGGGGGAGGTCTGGAGGACTTCACCGTCGAGGTGAACGAGGGCGAGGTCGTCCTCGACATCATCCACCGGCTGCAGGCGACGCAGGCCGCTGACCTCGCCGTGCGGTGGAACTGCAAGGCGGGCAAGTGCGGCTCGTGCTCGGCGGAGGTCAACGGCCGGCCGCGGCTGCTGTGCATGACCCGGATGTCGGTGTTCGCGGAGGACGAGGTGGTGACCGTGACGCCGATGCGCACGTTCCCCGTCATCCGCGACCTCGTGACCGACGTGTCGTACAACTACCAGAAGGCGCGGGAGATCCCGGCGTTCCAGCCGCCGAAGGGCGTGGCGCCGGGCGACTACCGCATGTCCCAGGTGGACGTGGAGCGGTCGCAGGAGTTCCGGAAGTGCATCGAGTGCTTCCTGTGCCAGAACACCTGCCACGTCATCCGCGACCACGAGGAGAACAAGCAGGCGTTCTCGGGTCCTCGTTTCCTCATGCGCGTGGCCGAGCTGGAGATGCACCCGCTCGACGAGGCCGACCGCGTGCCGGCGGCCCAGGCCGAGCACGGGCTGGGGCTGTGCAACATCACCAAGTGCTGCACGGAGGTCTGCCCGGAACACATCAAGATCACCGACAACGCGCTGATCCCGATGAAGGAACGCGTCGCCGACCGCCGCTACGACCCGATCGTGTGGCTGGGCAACAAGCTGTTCCGGAGGTCGTAA
- a CDS encoding fumarate reductase/succinate dehydrogenase flavoprotein subunit: MPEVERHSFDVLVIGAGGAGLRAAIEAREHGMRTAVLCKSLFGKAHTVMAEGGIAAAMGNVNSNDSWQVHFRDTMRGGKFLNNWRMAELHAKEAPDRVWELETYGALFDRTKDGRISQRNFGGHEYPRLAHVGDRTGLELIRSLQQKVVSLQQEDFAATGDYESRLKVFQEFTVTDLVQDDGAVAGAFGYWRESGRFVLFEAPAVVLATGGIGKSFKVTSNSWEYTGDGHALALRAGASLINMEFIQFHPTGMVWPPSVKGILVTESVRGDGGVLRNSDGKRFMFDYIPEVFKDKYADNPEEADRWYTDPDNNRRPPELLPRDEVARAINSEVKAGRGTEHGGVFLDVSTRLPAEEITRRLPSMHHQFKELADVDITAQPMEVGPTCHYVMGGVQVDPDTGASSVPGLFAAGEVSGGMHGSNRLGGNSLSDLLVFGRRAGEGAANYVLGLADRPVCSEDAVAEAQRVAVEPFSREGGENPYTLHMELQQVMNDLVGIIRRADEMEQALKRLDDLKRRAETLSVEGHRQFNPGWHLALDLRNMLLVSECVARAALLRTESRGGHTRDDYPGMDSSWRRKLLVCKVSEGSVSVEEEPQIPIRSDLLALFEHSELQKYLTAEELEG; encoded by the coding sequence TTGCCCGAGGTGGAACGGCATTCGTTCGACGTGCTCGTGATCGGCGCGGGTGGCGCGGGTCTGCGGGCGGCGATCGAGGCTAGGGAGCACGGGATGCGCACGGCGGTGCTGTGCAAGTCGTTGTTCGGCAAGGCGCACACGGTGATGGCCGAGGGCGGCATCGCCGCGGCGATGGGGAACGTCAACTCCAACGACAGCTGGCAGGTGCACTTCCGCGACACCATGCGCGGCGGGAAGTTCCTGAACAACTGGCGCATGGCCGAGTTGCACGCCAAGGAAGCCCCGGACCGCGTGTGGGAGCTGGAGACCTACGGCGCGCTGTTCGACCGCACCAAGGACGGCCGGATCAGCCAGCGCAACTTCGGCGGCCACGAGTACCCGCGCCTGGCGCACGTCGGCGACCGGACCGGCCTGGAGCTGATCCGGTCGTTGCAGCAGAAGGTCGTGTCGCTGCAGCAGGAGGACTTCGCGGCGACCGGGGACTACGAGTCGCGGCTGAAGGTCTTCCAGGAGTTCACCGTCACCGACCTGGTGCAGGACGACGGCGCGGTGGCCGGCGCGTTCGGCTACTGGCGCGAGTCCGGCCGGTTCGTGCTGTTCGAGGCGCCCGCGGTGGTGCTGGCGACCGGCGGCATCGGCAAGTCGTTCAAGGTGACCTCGAACTCGTGGGAGTACACCGGCGACGGGCACGCGCTGGCGTTGCGCGCCGGGGCGTCCCTGATCAACATGGAGTTCATCCAGTTCCACCCGACCGGCATGGTCTGGCCACCGTCGGTGAAGGGCATCCTGGTCACCGAGTCGGTCCGAGGCGACGGCGGCGTGCTGCGCAACTCCGACGGCAAGCGGTTCATGTTCGACTACATCCCCGAGGTGTTCAAGGACAAGTACGCCGACAACCCCGAGGAAGCCGACCGCTGGTACACCGACCCGGACAACAACCGCCGGCCGCCGGAGCTGCTGCCCCGCGACGAGGTGGCGCGGGCGATCAACTCCGAGGTCAAGGCGGGCCGCGGCACCGAGCACGGCGGGGTGTTCCTCGACGTGTCGACCCGGTTGCCGGCCGAGGAGATCACCCGGCGGCTGCCGTCGATGCACCACCAGTTCAAGGAGCTGGCGGACGTGGACATCACCGCGCAGCCCATGGAGGTCGGGCCGACGTGCCACTACGTCATGGGCGGCGTGCAGGTCGACCCGGACACCGGGGCGTCGTCCGTGCCCGGGTTGTTCGCGGCGGGCGAGGTGTCCGGCGGGATGCACGGCTCGAACCGGCTGGGCGGCAACTCGCTGTCCGACCTGCTGGTGTTCGGGCGGCGCGCGGGCGAGGGCGCGGCGAACTACGTCCTCGGGCTCGCCGACCGGCCCGTCTGCTCCGAGGACGCGGTCGCCGAGGCGCAACGCGTTGCGGTGGAACCGTTCTCGCGTGAGGGCGGGGAGAACCCGTACACGCTGCACATGGAGTTGCAGCAGGTGATGAACGACCTCGTCGGCATCATCCGCCGGGCCGACGAGATGGAACAGGCGTTGAAGCGGCTCGACGACCTCAAGCGCCGGGCCGAGACGCTGTCCGTCGAGGGGCACCGCCAGTTCAACCCCGGCTGGCACCTGGCGTTGGACCTGCGCAACATGCTGCTGGTCAGCGAGTGCGTGGCGCGGGCCGCGCTGCTGCGCACCGAGAGCCGCGGCGGTCACACCCGGGACGACTACCCGGGCATGGACTCGTCGTGGCGGCGGAAGTTGTTGGTGTGCAAGGTGTCCGAGGGTTCCGTTTCGGTCGAGGAAGAGCCGCAGATCCCGATCCGGTCCGACCTGTTGGCCCTGTTCGAGCACAGCGAGTTGCAGAAGTACCTGACCGCCGAGGAGCTGGAGGGCTGA